Proteins encoded in a region of the Zea mays cultivar B73 chromosome 2, Zm-B73-REFERENCE-NAM-5.0, whole genome shotgun sequence genome:
- the LOC100275289 gene encoding uncharacterized protein LOC100275289: MASSPLAPTRTCSPLVPKLPRRPSLPSPCRSPRRSARWPRLASVRATPDSSWTAAATEEQKERKRCLRCGGSYRDEENHPTACAFHGHVTGEKGLFSLSPPHQGIDGEWSDKSGVIVYRWNDEGSRPNTGRANWKRRWSCCQEREEDAPPCQRGWHVSYDDGYTLF, encoded by the exons ATGGCGTCCTCTCCTCTGGCACCAACCAGGACCTGCTCGCCCCTAGTGCCCAAGCTGCCCCGCCGCCCCTCGCTCCCATCCCCGTGTAGGTCTCCCCGTCGCAGTGCACGGTGGCCGCGCTTGGCGTCAGTCAGAGCGACTCCGGACAGCAGCTGGACCGCGGCAGCGACGGAGGAGCAGAAGGAGCGGAAGAGGTGCCTGAGATGCGGCGGCTCTTACCGAGACGAGGAGAACCACCCGACCGCCTGCGCCTTCCATGGCCACGTCACAG GCGAGAAGGGGCTGTTCTCCCTGTCGCCGCCGCACCAGGGCATCGACGGCGAGTGGAGCGACAAGAGCGGGGTCATCGTGTACCGCTGGAACGACGAGGGGAGCCGGCCCAACACAGGCCGCGCTAACTGGAAGAGGCGCTGGAGCTGCTGCCAGGAGCGCGAGGAGGACGCGCCGCCGTGCCAGCGCGGGTGGCACGTCTCCTACGACGACGGCTACACCCTCTTCTAG
- the LOC103647538 gene encoding zinc finger A20 and AN1 domain-containing stress-associated protein 1-like encodes MAQRDKKEEPTELRAPEITLCANNCGFPGNPATQNLCQSCFSASRSPSSPTSSSSSLASAASQPRPAALVVDAAAVEALAAPAAAAVGQATEAAARASASRCSSCRKRVGLTGFRCRCGELFCGAHRYSDRHGCSYDYRGAARDAIARENPVVRAAKVVRF; translated from the coding sequence ATGGCGCAGCGCGACAAGAAGGAGGAGCCCACGGAGCTCCGGGCGCCGGAGATCACGCTGTGCGCCAACAACTGCGGGTTCCCGGGTAACCCGGCCACGCAGAACCTGTGCCAGAGCTGCTTCTCGGCGTCGAGGTCGCCGTCGTCCCCtacctcctcctcctcttccctGGCGTCCGCGGCGTCGCAGCCGAGGCCAGCAGCGCTCGTCGTAGACGCGGCAGCGGTGGAGGCGCTGGCCGCTCCGGCGGCCGCGGCCGTGGGCCAGGCTACGGAAGCCGCGGCGAGGGCGTCCGCGAGCCGGTGCTCCAGCTGCCGGAAGCGCGTGGGGCTGACGGGGTTCCGGTGCCGCTGCGGCGAGCTCTTCTGCGGCGCGCACCGGTACTCGGACCGGCACGGCTGCAGCTACGACTACAGGGGCGCCGCCCGGGACGCCATCGCCCGGGAGAACCCGGTGGTGCGCGCGGCCAAGGTCGTTAGGTTCTGA